A segment of the Carassius carassius chromosome 21, fCarCar2.1, whole genome shotgun sequence genome:
aaagagaaagaaatcaaaATGATGACGGGACGTTGAGGTGCTAATCGACTTCAGCCCCCACAGGTGAAGCCGGAGGCGCAGAGGTTCGAGTCTGACGCTGGCTGAAGTCACCAGaattaaatagaaaaaacaatgattgttcatttttttaaatttcatcttGTGTCctctttaaattttattttcaaatggtCAGTCCTAAAACAACTGCTCATCATATGTAGGGGGCAGGCTTCTATTGTTTATTTCGGTTCTGGCGTTCCtgcgagagagaaacagagagagagaaatggagggaaggttactttgatgtacagaaaaatcaaaaacttctcataaaaaaaatattccaacAATATTTTGTACTACTTTTAAATTTTCACACACGAGCCGGGGTTACCACAACTTTTCACCCTTGAATTTCCTTGACTTAAAACAGTTATTCATCATTTGGATTTTTAAAgaagtcatatgatgtgatttcattttcctttctctttggagtgttacaagctgattgtgcatagatatgatccctgaagttgcaaagactaaagtctcaaaaccaaagagatattgtttatcaaagttaagactctgcctcGACCCTAAAACGGCttgttctaacacacccccacgtctacatcactatgtggaaatatttgcataatgccaaatgttcatgcaatgaAAGAagccgtggtttcagtaaccacagttagtgttgatacagccatgtcagggagatgctgagtgtttctaggtgaaagcaaagtactttatttggccttctgaaagtagatgcatttaggaatctttacgattacttacaacagaacagcaacgcattttatggacgactgtttcatgaacctaggagaggaggcaattctgacttttctacgacaatctggtgcttctgaatcagctactggaagtatgttttgttattagttaaagtatttgctattgactgtttaaatgctgtgttttgtgcatcgcgtgtgtgagtgagtgtgagagagagagagagagagagagagagagagagagagagagagagagagagagagagagagagagagagagaaagatagagagagagagagagaaagaaaaagagagagacagggtgACACGGTGGAATCAGCAGTCTTAactgtccgtggcttgtgtacttcaaacacattaaagccccatcactgtgtctgtcacacggcTTTGTTACCCTTTCGGGCTTgagctgatggtaaaactaaggacattattaactgtctttacatttatgtgacgagtggggcggggccaagagacgtgggaacacgagcgaggccggtggagtgattggagatgagcgacacctgctcgacccaccggtctcgagtcccacggaggagatggagggatataaaaccagagcgatgacagtgacgaacgagagaggaccaggcctggactttattttgtatttggtttttatttgtgattttattatgtaattaaagtttgatttgattgtctgccggttcccgcctcctttttcCCGATGATTATAGAGTTTGTACATTGCtacaatttattttgaaagatgaagctcgcgattatggaaaggggcattacaatTCTGACGaatgcttgcggtgttcggccaatcacaatgcactgggtcagttggccaatcagagcagcctGTGCTTGTCAGACGgcgggactttgtagaaaactacacgtttgagagaggcggagcatagaggacctacaataatgtacagtatttgaaaaattatgtgttttttgaacattaaagcatgtcaacatattctgttacaccaaatgaacaaaataatgatttttaaaaaaagcatcatatgactcctttaaacacATTTACACTCATTAGGAGTTACCGATTTATTTAGTCAGTTGTTTCATGTCACATCAGCTTCAAAAGCAATTTTCATGCCAAGAACAAGGTAGTACATGATCCTTCAAAGTTTAAAGTGGCGTGTTTAAcaagaaaatataatttcattctatctacttcaaaatttaatctattttttttttattatttgttaaatttactagcaatttctgagtgaaaacggTTTCACTATAATTTTTTCACTATATCATTAAATCACTAATTCATTAATAAaccattaattatttaaatacaggAAGAGAAAATCTATATAAGATTTTGGGTGCATTGTTAAACAAAATTCTAAGAAGATTTCCTCTAGAGATTTTACTAAACACAGTCCTCAGGGAATTTTCTAAGTAAAACTGTTGTATGTGATTAAACAGTACAGTTTAACAGAATATATAATTAAAGTCAAATGAGTGTTACAGGAGCAGCtacctttgataaaaaaaatgtaacaagtgaaatattttagatttgagcATAAACAAAACATTCCAAACCTAATCTAAATTCTCTGACATATCCAAATCTTCTATAACAATAGCCCtgaaaaaccattaaaaaaagaaaagcttacTTGATCCAGTCGGGATCGGTTCTGGAGAGGAGCAGGCTCTAGGTTCTGTCAGTGGAGATTAAAGAAAGAGATTAAAATCAATAATCTTTGGACTCAAATCAAAAACATCAGCACTGTATTTTTGTTGCATAAAAATGCCAATAACTCAATTTAACATAATACTGCCAAATGTATTCATAACCATAAAACCATGTATAAAATGAGCAAAGTAGAGCCAGTTTAAGGCATGTATTTTTGCTTATTGTCACCAGATATCTaaaacaatacaattttattagcAGCCTGACACTTGAGCATCACAGTACTAAAAAACACTAATGGATAAAATACaataagttaaatattaaatataataagataaaaaaataactgaagcATCCACAGCAAAAGCAAAGAGCATCACCATTCCAAAAAAACAGGTAGACACTGATGCACTGATCTATGGCACACAGCTGTAAACTTTACATGGGCAGGTTTAGTGACATGAATGGTAGCCTGAACCCTTCACATGCCGTTCAAAGTTCTTTGGTTAATCGCTGCTTATGGTCATTCACCTCTTCACAAATATTTTCCTTCAGTATATGCATCTCTAAACCTCAACATAGCTAATATTTTCACATAAAAAAGCTATATCCATTAGCTAAACAATGCAGTTAttgttaaacaaacaaataaaaaaaaaggtttggaaaAAGCACATTACCTTTCttaccacctcctcctcctcttgcCGTTTCTCATAGTGTGAGAAGTCATCGAAGATGGAGGTGGTGTGTTTGTAGGTGGCGATGATCTTCAGCACCTGCTTGGCCTTCTCCAGAGGCACCTCCTGCGTGTCACGGGAGTTGGTCACGGGCTTGTTGTCATTGTTCTCCAGGCGGATGTGCCTGAGCTGGCTGTTGGGTACGTCTTTAACAAACAGCCAGTCCACATCGAATTTGCCCTTCCACTTGTCCTGCGCCCAAACGCCGGCGCTGGTGCCGTAGTCTACGGGCGAGCGCATCTCCGCTACGCCGCAGAAGTGTCCGCTGCCGTTGACGCTGAACAGCAGATAGACAGGACCCTTGCCGTTGATGCCGCGAAAGGCCGAATCCAGCCTCTTGTTACCATGTTCCGTGCTGCACCAGATGGAGTACTTGATGGAGCGGTGGATGTCGTCCTCCGAATAGCTCTTAATGATGAAAACCCGGCCATTTTTCAGGTTCCAATCAAAGTCCTTGGGATTGTAGCTGTGTGCTGCACGCAGCTTTTCAAGGACCGGGTGGGATTCCACAGCACAGGACCCTGGAGGTCCTCCGCCACCACCGTTGCCGACCCCTCCACCACTCGATGAGCTGCTGCTATCCATGCTGCCACCCCCACCGTAACCAGGGTTGCGGTTACGTGGGGCAACCCATCGGGTTTGAGGGGGAGGAGCAGGGGTGTGGTTCTGGTAAGGCAGTGGAGGGGGCGGACCCTGCATCGCCATCTGATGGGCAAGTGATTGGGCAGACGGGATAGGGGGCTGAGGTGGGGGCGGGAGTCCGTGATGGTGAGGCGGTAGGTGACCCTGGGAGTGGAGCGgaggctgctgctggtggtgggGCAATGGCGAGGTCACTTTAGTCACAGGCCCCTTATTATCCCAGGTGCCAATGTCCATGTTGTGTTTGATGGGTGGTGGGGGAAGGGTGCCTCCAGCCATGGGCATCCCCGGCTTGGTCTTCAACTTCAGCTGCTGAGGCTTGGCCGGTTTGCTGGCGATGGCTGCCCAGGATGTGGGTTTGGGAGGCGGTAGCCCTAGTGGAGTCCCGCCATTACCCGTGGCCACAGCAGTCGCCACCGGCCCTCCACCGATCACAGAGCCCACCGTCTTTACTCCAGAACCACCTCCAGTCACGTCACCGCCGATCTTCAAACCCACCATGCCCTGCTCTAAGCTGTTCATACCAGGCGCCTTATTCAGGGTGTCACTTGGGAAGCCCGTTTGCCCGTCGGGTACCAGGGTGCCACCTAAAGAACTGGGCGGGTAACTGTAACTGCCCCCGTATGCAGAGCTCTGAGTCTGCTGGCCCTGGGAGCCGCTCGTACCCCAGGCAGAAAATGCTGGGTTTTCAGGGAAAAAGTTGAAGCGGTGTGGATAGATGCTACTACCCAGACCCCCTGGCTGTCCGAACACAGTGTCATGCATGAAGTGATGGTCTCCATTGCTGAGTGGGGCGTACGGAGTGAGGTACGGGATTGGCGGGTCTCCACCGGTGGACCAGGGGGCCTCGCTGAGGGGGTACGGGAACCCAATCGAGGGGGCATAGTAGCTAGACAGGTATGGGTCGGTCATTGATTGGTAACTGTTATTCTGAGGGATAATCAGAAATAGAGTTGTTAGAATGCAAACTAAAtatactaatttaaaaaaagatcagATAAAAACAGATCAGACCTGATTCTTAGCAGACATTCCATATTCAACTGGAAATTTCTTTAAACATAACAATTGATAGACAATGATGTAGTATATTGTACGATGTAGTATATTGTACAACCAGTTCCCTTTAGTAATGTATTGTGGTAATGTActggtaataaaataaattaccaaaaaaaaaaacctacagtcAAAATTCCCAGAGTAAAACATAGTTGGTTAATAATATTTTCCCCTCCAGCAATTACAAAAGCAGAAATGTTACTTCtgagttttaaaaaatgtacagcCAAATTTCCCAGAGTAAAACCTAGTTAGTTATTATTACTCTTATTTTGCTAAGTAATTACTTTAGCccaaaatactgtgtttttacatgcACAAGCCAACAAGGataatgcactttaaaaaaaaatcatattcagtATTTTGTTCTCTTCAAAACATCAAAAACATGCTTATGCTGAGAAgcaaaactgtaaaaacattaGAATACATGTcgatttaaaagtttttttttatctatttcacACCAAGAAAAACATTTCTCACCGGATTGGACTGGCCAGTGAGGTATGGTTCAAAGTCATTGTCATGGACTGTTTCCTTCTGATGAAGAGAGCCATTTTGCACTGAAATAAAAGACGATGTTAATCGTCAGGGTTACTTCTCAAATCACTACATCTGACAACAAAATCAAAGCACATGCTAAATCCAACAGTCTTCTCTGCCCCTCG
Coding sequences within it:
- the ythdf1 gene encoding YTH domain-containing family protein 1 isoform X2, whose protein sequence is MSTTSIDPQVRWVGVARLQNGSLHQKETVHDNDFEPYLTGQSNPNNSYQSMTDPYLSSYYAPSIGFPYPLSEAPWSTGGDPPIPYLTPYAPLSNGDHHFMHDTVFGQPGGLGSSIYPHRFNFFPENPAFSAWGTSGSQGQQTQSSAYGGSYSYPPSSLGGTLVPDGQTGFPSDTLNKAPGMNSLEQGMVGLKIGGDVTGGGSGVKTVGSVIGGGPVATAVATGNGGTPLGLPPPKPTSWAAIASKPAKPQQLKLKTKPGMPMAGGTLPPPPIKHNMDIGTWDNKGPVTKVTSPLPHHQQQPPLHSQGHLPPHHHGLPPPPQPPIPSAQSLAHQMAMQGPPPPLPYQNHTPAPPPQTRWVAPRNRNPGYGGGGSMDSSSSSSGGGVGNGGGGGPPGSCAVESHPVLEKLRAAHSYNPKDFDWNLKNGRVFIIKSYSEDDIHRSIKYSIWCSTEHGNKRLDSAFRGINGKGPVYLLFSVNGSGHFCGVAEMRSPVDYGTSAGVWAQDKWKGKFDVDWLFVKDVPNSQLRHIRLENNDNKPVTNSRDTQEVPLEKAKQVLKIIATYKHTTSIFDDFSHYEKRQEEEEVVRKNLEPAPLQNRSRLDQERQNRNKQ
- the ythdf1 gene encoding YTH domain-containing family protein 1 isoform X1 → MSTTSIDPQTSKGQEAKVQNGSLHQKETVHDNDFEPYLTGQSNPNNSYQSMTDPYLSSYYAPSIGFPYPLSEAPWSTGGDPPIPYLTPYAPLSNGDHHFMHDTVFGQPGGLGSSIYPHRFNFFPENPAFSAWGTSGSQGQQTQSSAYGGSYSYPPSSLGGTLVPDGQTGFPSDTLNKAPGMNSLEQGMVGLKIGGDVTGGGSGVKTVGSVIGGGPVATAVATGNGGTPLGLPPPKPTSWAAIASKPAKPQQLKLKTKPGMPMAGGTLPPPPIKHNMDIGTWDNKGPVTKVTSPLPHHQQQPPLHSQGHLPPHHHGLPPPPQPPIPSAQSLAHQMAMQGPPPPLPYQNHTPAPPPQTRWVAPRNRNPGYGGGGSMDSSSSSSGGGVGNGGGGGPPGSCAVESHPVLEKLRAAHSYNPKDFDWNLKNGRVFIIKSYSEDDIHRSIKYSIWCSTEHGNKRLDSAFRGINGKGPVYLLFSVNGSGHFCGVAEMRSPVDYGTSAGVWAQDKWKGKFDVDWLFVKDVPNSQLRHIRLENNDNKPVTNSRDTQEVPLEKAKQVLKIIATYKHTTSIFDDFSHYEKRQEEEEVVRKNLEPAPLQNRSRLDQERQNRNKQ